Within Acinetobacter sp. LoGeW2-3, the genomic segment AATCTGATATGCAAATGACTTTAACCAAACTTGCCAGTGCCCTGCTCCTCGGGAGTTCACTGGTCGGTTGTGCGGCAGTGGTGAAAACCCCCTATGAACAGCCAAGTGTCGCTGTGCCTGGCAGTTTTCAGAATAACACTGCGCTAAGCAAGCAAATCTATGATGAGGTATTGGCTGATCAGTGGTGGACCTTATTTAAAGATCCACAGCTGAATGCGCTTGTTGGTGATGTATTAACACGTAATAGCAATCTTGCCGTAGCCGGAATTAACCTGCAACAGACACGTATTCAGGCTCGACAAACTCAAAGCCAGCAAGGTGTACGCATTGGTGATGCTGGACTGACCACGCGTAGAAGTTTTGAGTTAGAGGGCGGTGATAGTTCATCTAGTCTGGGGGTCAATTTTCCTGGTCTAAGCTATGAACTGGATCTGTTTGGTAAACTCGCCAATCAAACTGAAGCTTCGCGCTGGGAAGCCTTGGCTACTGAACAGGACTTGCAGGCAACGGCGCAAAGTCTGATTGGAACAACGGCACAACTTTACTGGCAATTGGCTTATTTAAATGAACGCTATAGCGTGGTACAGCAAAACCTGGCAACGGCGCAGAAGACTTATGATCTGGTTCGCGTGCAATATCGTGCTGGCGCAGTTTCTGGACTAGATCTGACTCAGGCTGAACAAGCCATTCAGAGTCAGCAATCCACTTTGAGCCAGATCGAACAGCAGCGCGTTGAAACACGTACTGCACTTGCAGTGCTTATGAATATGCCGGTACAGCAGCTTTCGATTCAGGAACCACAACGTCTACCGAATATTGCCTTGCCGACGATTGCAGCCGGCTTGCCTGCAAGTTTACTGTCACGTCGTCCAGATCTGAATGCTGCTGAGCTGCGCTTACGTAAAGCGCTCGCAAATAAAGATGCCAACAAGGCCAGTTATTATCCATCGATCAGCCTGACCGGTAGCTTGAGCACGGGTATTGGTACTAGTTCATCCTTATCAGATGCGCTAAAAAACCCTGTTGCGACATTAGGTGCAGGTTTGACTCTGCCCTTCCTGCAATGGAATGACATGAAGCGTGATTTAAAAGTGAATGAGCTGGAATATGAGAAAGCGATTATTCAGTATCGCCAGACCATTTATGAAGCTTTTGCCGATGTTGAAAATGCCTTGTCCAATCGGACTGAACTGAGCAAACAGGTTGAACTGCAACGCCGTAATGTCGAGCTGGCAGAGAGGACTGAACGTTTAACTGAAGTTCGTTATCGTAACGGTGCAATTGCCTTGAAAAATCTACTGGATGCTCAGGAAACCACACGTAATGCACGTCTCAGTCTGGTGCAAACGCGTCAAAATCAATACAACGCTTATGTCACCTTGATGCAGGCGCTGGGTGGTAGCCCAATCAAGCAATTACCATAATCTTCAAAATCTTCAAATAAAAAAACCGCTGCCTCGGCAGCGGTTTTTTTATGCTAATTTGTTATTCATTTGCAGATAGGCATTTAAATTGTTCAGCTGTTCCTGTGAAGCCGCATGTCCCAGTAAGCTTCCCTTCTCAAGCCATGCTCGGGCAGTTATTACATCACGTTCTACGCCAATCCCTTTGGTATATACACGGCCCAGATGACTATAAGCATCGGCATTCACCTGTGCAGCAGCTTTACGATAGAGCTGAATCGCTTGATCCATATTGGCGTCAATACCAACACCTTGTTCCATGGCTTCACCCAGTGCATTCATGGCCATCGCATTTTTCTGCTCTGCTGCCTGTTTTAAATAATTCAGACCTAAAGCAATGCCTTGCGCTACATCTTGACCTTTAAGATACATTATACCGAGTTGAGCTTGCGCCTGAGCATGACCGAGTTGTGCTGCCTGATGTAAGTAACGTTTGGCTTGGTCTTCATCTATGGCAAATACCGGATATTGACCAGAAAGTGCCTGATACAGATACCAGGCAGCTTCAGCTGAGCCTTTACTCACGGCTTGATTCAGGTATTGAATCGCTTTCTCACGGTTCGGTAATGGATACTCAGGCAGACTATAGAAACGACCCACGACATAAACCAGATCAGCTTCAGACTGTGCGGCGATATTCCAATGCTGTAGCGCGACCTGCTGGATGATGTGAGTGGCTTTAGCCGTATCCTTTGCTGTACCGATGCCATGCAGATAGCATAAAGCTAAGCCCATCTGGCTATAGAAGTCATTTGGCTCGATCTCGGCAGCAACCTGATACAAGCTAAACGCTTTTTCAGGCTCATCCGCGACCAGATAAGATTCATAATATAAGGCTGCAATCACGCTCAAGGCTTGAGGAAATTGAATGTTGGCAGCCTCACTCCAATAGCGAAATGCCATGGTTTCATTCTTCTCAACAAACCAGCCATGAAAATAGGCCAAGCCAAGTAAAGTCTTGGCTTGAGCATCTTTATGCTCATAAGACTGCTGTTGCAAATGCTGCAAGATCCGCTGACGTTGATCGACATCAATCGTACCGAGCAATACACCAGCATAATAGTCATACAGACCTTCCTGATCCCCCAGATTAATGCTTTGTTTGATAAAACGTAAAGCTTGTGTCTGATCCTGCGGCAAGATATTGCCTTCAGCATACAACTTAGCAATCTGTTTGGTTGCTTCAAGATGATCTTGCTGCGCAGCCAGAAACAGGTTATGGATTCCTAAACTTAAATCTTGGGCAGTACCTTCTGCCAAATAGTGTTGTGCCACCTGGTACTGCGAACCCGCATGTCCCTGATCAGCATTCTGAATCAAGAGTTGTAGACGATGCTGTTCTGCCGCATCTTGAGTCGGTTCGGACAGTTCGGTAATTCGATACTGCGCTTCCAGATTACCGCGTGCCACAGCGTGACGATACCAATACAGTGCTTTATCGGTATCTTGATGCTGATAGCGATCAGCATCATAGATCTGTCCCAAATGATAAGCAGCTTCATCACTGCCAAGACGAAATGCATTTTCCAGTAGACTAATCGCATTTTCGATACTTTGCGGACGTCCCAAACCTTTGAGCTGCATCAGCCCCATGCCTACATAGGCTTGAGGAATTTCCTGCTGCTGGGCTAAATCCTGATAGATCTGATAGCCACGCTCATAGTTTGGCTGATATGCATCTGAACTCAACCGATCTGCAAGTTTGAGCTGTGCCTCAATCTGTTCAATCCACAGGTCATGTTGCACTGCCCTGGCTTGATCCCGTGTTACTGGGTCAGGACGCTTCCACATCCAGATTCCCAACGCCACGATCCCCAAAATCAGTACCAGTAAGAACCACATAGCTGCTCCCTGACATTGTTTTTTGTTATATGAATATAGTCTTCATTCTAAACGCAAGCACAAAAAAAGCACAGAGACTGTGCTTTTTTATTTTGTGAATCAGGCTTTTGCTCGCTTCATATCCAGCTTTTTCAGCACTTCTGATACTGCGACCATAGCAAAGCTAGACGTCACTACCACCGCAGAACCATAACCACCACAACGCAAACCTGCACTTGGGCAAACATCAGCACTGGAGAATGGATTATCAATTGAATAAACACATGTAATACCAAATTTTTCTTTTGGTTTTTTACAGATGCCTTTAGCGCGTAGTTGGGCACGCAATTTAGCCAGCATTGGGTCTTGTTCAGTTCTTGATAAATCTGCAACACGGATTTTTAATGGATCTAACTTACCGCCTGCACCACCGGAAACAATCAATGGAATCTTGTTAAAACGGCAATGTAGCATCAAGGCAAACTTGGCTTTCACGTCATCGATACAGTCCAGAATAATGTCAGGATTTCCTGCCAGGATTTCTTTGACATTTTCGGGAGTGAGATAATCGTCAATCAAGTTTACTTTGATACGTGGGTTAATCGCTCGACAACGCTCAGCCATGATTTCAATTTTTTCACGACCTAAAGTTGTGGTCATGGCAGGTAGCTGGCGGTTGATATTCGATGCAGCCACCACATCCATATCAACGATGGTCAGTTCGCCGATACCAGTACGTGCCAATGCTTCAACTGCCCAAGAACCGACACCGCCAATACCGATCACCATCACATGACTGTTTTCATAATGATGAAAGCTATCATCGCCATAAATTTTGGCGACACCAGCGAAACGGCGGTCATATTCATCATCTTGAAGGAGATCAGTCATAAGTCATCAATAGCAAGAAAAACACCGAGGCATTTTAGCAAATTCATAGCGGGTTTACTGCCACTAAAATTCAGATACAAAATCAGTCAAAAAAGCATTCTTGTACCGTCAATAAACACGTAAAATCGATCAAATTATATTCATTAGTAAAATCATCACAATAGATCTTTTTCATAAACCAAAAATGATCTTTATATTCATATTTAAATGGATATTGAAAGTTCCTTCTTCCTCTGGGAGAAGGTTAGGATGAGGGATATTTCTTAAATATAACCTCTCCTACAAGGAGAGGGGAATTTCATTTTAATGATTAAAAAATGATTTATGAAAGGACCCTAATAACCAAAATATTTTAATTATTATCAGCTTAAAAGGGAGTTGGATCAGCATGTTATTTAACGCCCTTTTTGCCCTGATGGTTATTCTGTACCTGCTTTATGTTTATGGCTTAGTCTTTAAAAAGCAGAAAAATTATTATCTCAGTATCATGATCCGCTTACTGACTTTGGGATTATTCATCTTGATTATCTTCGATCAACATGAAACTCAGACTCATCTTATTTTGGTGTTACTGACATGGGTACTGTTTGAAAGCAGCGAGAATTTTTATAATAAAAAGCTATCTTCAAGCAAATAAAAAAAAGAGGCTAACGCCTCTTTTCAAACCATTCTAAATTAGTCTTTATTCATGATAAAGAAATATTCGCGGTAGTATTTGAGTTCAGCAATCGAATCACGAATGTCATCCATCGCCAAGTGCGATGCGTTCTTTTTCAAGCCACCCATGATTTCTGGACGCCAGCGTTTCGCAAGCTCTTTCACAGAAGACACATCCAGATTACGGTAATGGAAGAACTGTTCCAGTTCAGGCATTAAACGGTGCATGAAACGGCGATCTTGACAGATCGAGTTACCACACATCGGAGAAGTTTTAGGATTCACCCATTTTTTCAAGAATTCTAAAGTTTGTAGTTCTGCATCTCGTGCAGTCAATTTACTACGACGTACACGCTCAATCAGACCTGACTGACCATGTTGACGTGTGTTCCACTCATCCATCGCATTTAACAGAATTGGAGACTGGTGAATTGCAAGGACAGGGCCTTCTGCAAGAATATTTAAATTATCGTCTGTCACAATAGTCGCAATTTCAATAATCTGGTCGTTGTCTGTATCCAGACCTGTCATTTCCAGGTCAATCCAAATCAGGCGGCTATCCGGGGTGCTGCTCATAAATGTGCAATCTTATTAGGCTATAAAACATTTATAGTAGCAAATTTATTAGCTCGATGCTGTAACTGACACCCTGCTTCATGCTATTTTTGCCATCTCCCTCCCATGGTTTTTTAGGATTTGAATGGCTTTAATACGTAAACGTCGTTTAACTGAACAACAACAACGTCGTATTCAAAAACAGCACAAAACGCGTCAGGAAGAGATTGATACCTCTCAAGACCTGGAAGGACTGGTCGTGCAGCATTATGGCCGCCAGCTTGAAGTCCAGGCTCTCTCGGTTCCTGAACAGCATCCTGAAAAACCTGTGGTGGCTGATGGTGAACCTGAGCCCTTCTGGAAAGAGATTGAACTAGGCAGTGTGTGGCGCTGCCATACCCGGACCAATCTTGAATTGCTGGTCACTGGCGACCGCGTCAAATGGCAGGCCGATCCGAATACTGGACTCGGCATTATCACGGCGATTCATCCACGTAAATCACTGCTGACCCGCCCAGACCGCTATCATAAGGTCAAACCGGTCGCAGCCAATATTTCCCTGATCGTGATCGTGTTTGCACCATTGCCAGAACCAGCACCTGGCTTAATTGACCGTTATCTGGTGGCGTGTGCTGATGCAGAGATTCCAGCATTATTAGTACTGAATAAATCAGACTTGCTCAAAGACAATGATCCAATTCTGGATCTGCTCAAAGAATATGAAAATTTGGGTTATGAAGTGATGCAAACCCAATCTGATGGCGATCTGACTGAACTGTCCGCTCGTCTGAATGAGGAAACTGTGGCTTTTGTGGGTCAATCTGGTGTAGGTAAAAGCACCCTGATCAATGCCATCGTGCCGGATGCAGCACAGAAGACCAATATCATTTCAGAAAATTCGGCACTGGGTCAGCACACCACGACGTCAACACGTTTAATTTCCTTTGGTGATGGTGCAGCCTTGATCGACTCCCCTGGGATCCGTGAATTTGGCCTATGGCATCTGCCTTTGGACAAAGTGCAAACTGGTTTTCCGGAAATTGAAAATCTGCTGGGACACTGTCAGTTCCGTAACTGTACGCATAAGCATGAAAAACAATGTGCTTTACGTCAGGCGGCAAGTTCAGGTGAAATTCTGCCGCGTCGTTTGGACAGCTATCTGCGATTAATTGATGAAATCACGGAAGCTCAACAAAAAAATTGATATTCTTAAGCTTTAGCCCTTGAAGCGGTGATTTTGATCACCATATTTATGAGCTATACTCTTGGCAATTTTGAAATTGTAATTAGGTGAATTGTGGAACGTTGGTTCGAGTTTATGGGGAATCACCCCTTCTTGTTTGGTGCACTTGCAGCATTGGTGGTTTTGTTCTTCATTATCGAAGGTCAACGTAACGGTCGTAAGATTTCTCCGCAATCGCTGGGAATTCTGGTTAAGGCAAAAAATGCCATGCTGATCGACCTGCGTGATGCCAAAGATTTCCGTGAAGGTCATATCAGCGGTAGCCGCAATATTCCATACAGCCAAATTACTAAACATGTTGAAGAGTTAAAAACAGCAGATCGCCCATTGGTGTTCATTTGTAATCTGGGTCAGGTTGCAGGCACTGCGCTACAACAAGTCGGTCATGCAGATGCTTACCGTCTTGATGGCGGTATTAGCAACTGGAAAGCCCAAGGCTTACCTCTGGTGAAAAGTAAATAATTTACGATCAGGAGATTCATTCATGGCTGAAGTCATTATCTATTCAACGACTGTGTGTCCATACTGTGTCCGTGCAAAACAGCTCCTTGAGCGTAAGGGCGTAGAATATAAAGAAATCAATCTGTCTAAAGAAGATCCACAGGTTCGTCTTGATTTGATGCAACGTACCAATCACCGTACAGTGCCACAGATTTTTATCAATGAACAATTTATCGGCGGTTTTGATCAGCTTTACGCTTTAGAGCGTGAAGGCAAACTCGACGAATTACTGGCTTAAGCTACTAAAACCCATCTCATATCAAGGATTAAAGAATGAGTGAAGAACAACAAGCTCAACCACAATTGGCATTAGAGCGTATTTATACTAAAGACATTTCTTTTGAAGTACCTGGGGCACAAGTTTTTACCAAGCAATGGCAACCTGAGCTGAACATCAACCTTTCTTCTTCTGCAGAAAAGATTGATCCAACTCACTTTGAAGTTGCTTTGAAAGTTGTCGTGCAAGCAAACAACGAAGGTGACACAGCATTTATCGTTGACGTAACGCAAGCAGGGATCTTCCTGATTGATAGCGTTGAAGAAGAGCGTCTGCCTTACATTCTTGGTGCTTACTGCCCGAACATCCTGTTCCCTTTCCTTCGTGAAGCGGTAAATGATCTGGTAACTAAAGGTAGCTTCCCACAATTGCTACTTACACCGATCAACTTCGATGCTGAATTCGAGGCCAACATGCAACGTGCACAAGCTACTGCTGTTGAAGGTCAAGCTTAATCACTTGATCCTGAATCGAAAAAGACCGCAAGTGCGGTCTTTTTTATTTCTTATTATTTAAAGTTCTGATGACCTTGTTTTTTAATGGCATCAATTTTTTCTACAGATTGCTTTGCCTGTTCAAGCTGCCCTGCCTCAGTCAAAGCTTGCGCTTGTTTTAACTCACTGATTAACTGATTCAATAAGCTATGATAACTATACAGTTGTGGATCTTCTGGACTCGCTTTTTTGAGTGATTTTGGGCTGGTCTTCTGTGCATCCAAAGCTGCCTGATTCATTTTTTCTAAAGCGTCTAATGCTACTTTCGGATCTGTCGTGTTCTGGAATGTTTTATAGTTAGAATTTAAGGCATACATGTCCATTCTAAGGCTTTTCGCCATGACACTGCTATTCATTGTCCCGCCTAACAAACAGAGAATCGTTAAACTAAGAATTCTTAACATGGGAATTTCCTTAATCATTTTTCAGTTATTCTTGTTTTTTTAGATTATGCACGCAAGTCTATTCATCTATAAACTTAAGTAATTTATTTCAAAATAGATTTTCTATTTCATTTAAACAAATACTACAAATACAAAAACCCCTCAATCGAGGGGTTTTCATTGCTCAAAATAAGTATTTAAAAAACTTATTCTGCATCCAGCATTAGTTCAGCACTCATGCCTACTGTGTTATAACCGGCATCAACATACATGATTTCACCAGTGATCCCATTTGCCCATGGTGAGCACAGGAACAATGCAGCATTACCGACATCTTCAATCGTTACATTACGTTTAAGTGGAGCCACTTTTTCGTTCAGATCCAGCATTTTACGGAAAGATTTAATACCTGACGCTGCAAGCGTGCGGATTGGACCAGCAGAGATGGCATTAACACGAATACCTTCCGCACCCAAGCTAGATGCCAGGTAACGTACGCCTGCTTCTAAAGATGCTTTTGCCAGACCCATCACGTTATAGTTTGGCATTACACGCTCAGAACCTTGATAAGTCAGGGTCAATAAACAACCTTGACGTGCAGCCAGTAATGGCTTCGCAGCACGCGCCATTGCGATAAAGCTATAAGCACTAATGTCATGCGCAATTTTGAAGCCTTCACGATCTGTTACATCAGTGAAATCACCATCTAATGTATGTGCTGGCGCAAAACCGATTGAATGCACGACACCATCCAGCCCATCCCAGTGTTTTGCCAGTTCTGCAAATGCATTGTCAATTTCTGCATCTACCGCCACATCACAAGGAAACACCAATTCAGAACCAAACTGTGCAGCGAAATCATCGACACGTTTTTTCAGTTTTTCATTTGGATAGGTAAAAGCAAGTTCTGCACCTTCACGGTGTAATGCTTGTGCAATACCAAATGCGATTGATAATTTACTTGCAATACCTGCGATCAGGAAGCGCTTACCCGCCAAAAGTCCTTGTGCCATATGAATCTCACTCAAAATAATTTATAAGCATGATGCCAAGTCTAAAGCATTTTAGAAATTGCATAATGCGCCTTTTTTCATTGGATCATAAATTAGAAATATGCTTTCCGATATATGCGAGGCTTTTATATTTAGATATCTAGATGAAAAGCCTGATGGGTATTTTTCCAGAGCTGTTCAGCCAGTTCATTTTGATCCATGTGCAAGCTCTTGGCCAAGCCTTGCAGAACATAAGGCAGATTGGCAGGCGTATTACGCGTGCGTTGTTCTTTAGAATGCTGGCAGCATAAGGGTGTCATGTCTGGACAATCAGTTTCCAACACCAGATGCTCTGCCCCAACAATCTGTACCACCTGATGCAATTTCTTGGCATTGGGATTGGTAATTTGTCCAGTAATACCTAGCTTAAACCCGAGCTTGATAAATGCTTTGGCTTCTTCAACTCCACCACCAAAGGCATGCGCAATACCACCTTGCTGGAATTTATGCGCTTTTAGCATTTTGAGTACATCGGCATGGGATTTACGGATATGCAGCAAAATCGGCTTGTCATACTGCTGTGCCAATTCAATCTGAGCGGCAAAAAAATCTTTCTGCTTCTGGAAAATTTCCAGTTGCTTATGCTGTTTCAGGAAAGTATCCAGACCGATTTCACCAATGGCAATGCAGTCTTCAGTTTTTAGAATCTGCTCCAGATCCTGCAAATGTTCCTGCTGATGCTCTTCAATATAAAACGGATGCAACCCAGGAGCTAAATAACTGCGTGGTGCATCAACTAGATTATTTAAAAAATGCTGGGTTTGAATTAGGTCCTGAAAACGCTTCTGTAAAAAGCCAATCAGAACCAGTCCCTCAACCCCAGCCTTTTTAGCTGCATAAGCCAATTGCTCCCGATCATGATCAAAATCGGGAACATCAAAATGGGTATGGGTATCAAACAGTTTCAGGCTCATTTTGCGACTTGGGCTTCTGAAGCAGCCTGTTCGGGTTTAGGCAGGTATTCTGGTTTTAAAATTCCCTGCAAATCACTATAGGGAATATTCAAACGCGGTAAGCCGACCACATAAGGCCCAATTTCATATTCTGCATATTGCAGTGCCAGACCCTGTTTGGTCAGAAAGAAATTATCCGTTAATTTAAATTTCCAGGCCTGCTCATATTCCGCAACATCAGTAGCCAATTGAGAGTCGATCACCCACGTCTTGAAGACTTCATGGGCTTTAGCTTCCAACTGTGCCTTTTGTTTTGGCAGGACAATATCATCCAGCTTGATCAGCTTTTTACTGTCCAGATCGAAGTTATAATAGTTCTGCGCAGTAGAACCATGTGCCCCGCCTAGATAATGCGTGCTGTTCAACACTACCGTTGCTAATGGATTTCCCGGATTCAAAATCTTCGGTTTAATCATCAGACTAATACTGTGATTAGCATTGAGTGCTTTCAGTTCTTTATCCAGATTCAGGAAAGTCTGCATATATGGAATGGTTTGCTTTTCCAGCTGCTGACGAGGACTCAATTGTGGTGTTGTTACAGCTGCTTCTGAAGCTGCAGATTCAGCAGAAGCTGGCTTACTAGCTATTTCAACTTTCGCTGGTGCAATCGCATCGACATCAAGCACGCCCTGCAAACGGGTTAAAATTTGTTGATCAATAAAGTCATCAATAAAACGCTGATTACTGTTCAGGCGTTCAATGGTAATTTCCGGGCAACTTTTACCATCACACTCCGGAATATCCAGTCTGAGTTTTTCAGTTTCACCCTTGAGCTGGACCAATTCAGGCTGTGCCTGAACGACTTCCGGTGGGCTAACCTCTTTGGCTTCCTTTTCTCGAGGCTGACAGGCAGTCAACAGAATCGCTGTCGCCAGTACAGACAGGCCGAATATCTTGTTATATTTTGGCATTCAATAACCTTTTGTGTTACATCACATTCCACCCGTTCTCGGGCATCAATCTTAAAACATATGCTGATACACTTCAGCTTTCAAGACCTGTTGTGTTTGTTCTTGACTAAGATAAATATCAAGTTGTTTAGCATCCTTGACAATTTCCCCACCACGATAATGCAGCCCAATCCCCTCCTGATCAAAGAACCAGTCAGCTTGCCCCCAATACAGTTTTTTCGGAGCAGTTTGTCGGACTTCTTTACTATTTTCTTTTAGCCATTTTACATAAGCATCTTGCACGATCTTGTCCATCGTGACCCGTTTTTGTGGATCAATAATTTCTAAGGCCGTCAGATTTTTTTGACTGCGGCGATCTGCCACATAAAAATAATAGCGTTCCTTCACCGTAACATTTTCCTGTTCTGTATCCACCCCAATCTGCATTAGCACATACTGATTATGCTGATAAGGGATGCGGGTATACATGGACAGTTGATAGGCTTTATTGATTTTAATCTGTTCCTGCCAGGTATCTGACTTTTTTACATAGGCATTGACGGCCTGCTGTAAGCTCATATCCTGCTGCTGATCTTTATCCCGAATCTGATCCTGAATCACCAGTGCCTGTTTACGTTCCATCCACTGGTTCAGCCATGGATCTACCGTATCCAGAGTCTGAATATCCAGTTCGATACAGTTTTTCGTTTCACAAAATGGGAGTGCAATCTTGGCCGGCTGTTCCTGAATATTCAGATAAGGCAATACATCTGCCTTTTCTACTTGCTCAATTTCGACTACCGTATCCTGAGTTTTTGTTTCTGGTTCTGATTTTTTTTGATCGCAGGCGCCCAGCAATAATCCTAAACTGATTGCTGAACTCAGCATGACTGCATTGCTAAGTTTCATATTCCCAAGCAAATTTGAAAAGATAAGTGAATGTAGCACAAAATAAAACAGCTTCCTGAGAAGCTGTTTTATTTTTAAATCATTTTATTACTTAGTGTTCACGGGTATTGCGGAACACGATGTCGGGGTAACGTTCCTGCATCAGTTGCAAGTTCACGCGACTTGGTGCCAGATAAGTCAGATGTCCACCACCATCGACAGACAACTGGTCATGGGCTTTTTTCTTGAATTCGTTAAATTTCTTCTCATCATCACAAGATACCCAACGCACGGTATTAATGCTGACTGGCTCATACACACAGTCAACTTTGTATTCTTCTTTCAGACGATATGCAACCACTTCGAACTGCAGCACACCCACAGCACCAACGATCAGGTCATTGTTGTGTTGCGGCATGAAGACCTGAGTTGCGCCCTCTTCGGAAAGCTCTTTCAGACCTTTTTGAAGCTGTTTAGATTTTAATGGATCTTTCAGACGTACACGACGGAACATTTCCG encodes:
- a CDS encoding TatD family hydrolase; its protein translation is MSLKLFDTHTHFDVPDFDHDREQLAYAAKKAGVEGLVLIGFLQKRFQDLIQTQHFLNNLVDAPRSYLAPGLHPFYIEEHQQEHLQDLEQILKTEDCIAIGEIGLDTFLKQHKQLEIFQKQKDFFAAQIELAQQYDKPILLHIRKSHADVLKMLKAHKFQQGGIAHAFGGGVEEAKAFIKLGFKLGITGQITNPNAKKLHQVVQIVGAEHLVLETDCPDMTPLCCQHSKEQRTRNTPANLPYVLQGLAKSLHMDQNELAEQLWKNTHQAFHLDI
- a CDS encoding RsiV family protein encodes the protein MPKYNKIFGLSVLATAILLTACQPREKEAKEVSPPEVVQAQPELVQLKGETEKLRLDIPECDGKSCPEITIERLNSNQRFIDDFIDQQILTRLQGVLDVDAIAPAKVEIASKPASAESAASEAAVTTPQLSPRQQLEKQTIPYMQTFLNLDKELKALNANHSISLMIKPKILNPGNPLATVVLNSTHYLGGAHGSTAQNYYNFDLDSKKLIKLDDIVLPKQKAQLEAKAHEVFKTWVIDSQLATDVAEYEQAWKFKLTDNFFLTKQGLALQYAEYEIGPYVVGLPRLNIPYSDLQGILKPEYLPKPEQAASEAQVAK